The following coding sequences are from one Musa acuminata AAA Group cultivar baxijiao chromosome BXJ1-6, Cavendish_Baxijiao_AAA, whole genome shotgun sequence window:
- the LOC135676882 gene encoding UDP-glucose 4-epimerase GEPI48-like, producing the protein MAVRDHPRAYIPPSLAPGSQLQTSVSPPLSSPTRPACLSPDLEDSAVRLRRSVDPMPSPPAVARTILVTGGAGYIGSHTVLQLLKGGFRAVVLDSLNNSSEVAVERVRDLAGEFGKNLAFHRVDLRDREALESVFSSTKFDAVIHFAGLKAVGESVKNPLLYYNNNLIGTINLFEVMAANGCKKLVFSSSATVYGWPKEVPCTEEFPLCAMNPYGRTKLMTEDICRDICQGDSDWDMILLRYFNPVGAHSSGYIGEDPCGIPNNLMPFVQQVAVGRRPALTVYGNDYSTKDGTGVRDYIHVVDLADGHIAALQKLFEGSRVGCEVYNLGTGKGTSVLEMVAAFEKASGKKIPLVIAGRRPGDAEVVYASTTKAEKELHWRAKYGIEEMCRDQWNWASKNPWGYGSPETTNGNQLGYGSSESINGSIETANEKRSSETANGKYPTYGPSKITNGKHTAYESPKIANGKHPAYGLVHTASWKHPTCGLSETTNGKHPTHGSPKTTNGKYHIYGSPKIANGKHPTYGSLTTVNAKHVISK; encoded by the exons ATGGCGGTTAGGGATCACCCGCGGGCATATATACCTCCCTCCCTCGCTCCCGGATCCCAATTACAAACCTCCGtctctcctcctctctcctctcccaCTCGCCCCGCGTGCCTCTCCCCGGATCTCGAGGATTCCGCTGTCCGCCTTCGTCGTTCCGTCGATCCAATGCCTTCGCCGCCGGCCGTCGCGCGTACCATTTTGGTCACCGGTGGCGCCGGGTACATCGGCAGCCACACGGTGCTGCAGCTCCTCAAAGGGGGCTTCCGGGCCGTCGTGTTGGACAGCCTCAACAACTCCTCGGAGGTTGCCGTCGAGCGGGTCAGGGATCTCGCGGGGGAGTTCGGCAAGAACCTCGCCTTCCATCGG GTTGATCTTCGAGACCGAGAAGCATTGGAATCAGTTTTTTCTTCAACCAA GTTTGATGCTGTTATTCACTTTGCTGGACTAAAGGCTGTTGGTGAAAGTGTTAAAAATCCTTTACTTTATTACAACAACAACCTCATTGGTACCATAAATCTCTTTGAAGTAATGGCTGCAAACGGATGTAAAAAG CTAGTTTTTTCGTCATCGGCCACTGTTTATGGGTGGCCCAAGGAAGTACCCTGTACAGAAGAGTTTCCTCTATGTGCAATGAATCCATATGGACGGACCAAG CTTATGACTGAAGATATCTGTCGTGATATCTGTCAAGGTGACAGTGATTGGGATATGATTCTATTAAGATATTTCAATCCTGTTGGAGCTCATTCCAGTGGATACATTGGTGAAGATCCTTGTGGAATTCCCAATAACCTCATGCCTTTTGTACAGCAAGTAGCTGTTGGAAGGAGACCTGCCCTCACAGTATATGGAAATGACTATTCAACCAAAGATGGCACAGGG GTAAGGGATTATATCCATGTTGTTGATTTAGCAGATGGACATATTGCAGCCCTGCAGAAGCTCTTTGAAGGCTCTCGTGTAG GTTGTGAAGTCTATAACTTGGGAACCGGAAAGGGAACATCTGTATTGGAAATGGTGGCAGCATTTGAAAAGGCTTCTGGGAAG AAAATCCCTTTGGTCATAGCTGGAAGGCGGCCTGGTGATGCTGAAGTTGTTTATGCTTCCACCACCAAAGCAGAGAAGGAGCTACATTGGAG GGCAAAGTATGGGATAGAAGAGATGTGTCGAGATCAATGGAACTGGGCTAGCAAAAATCCATGGGGATATGGATCACCTGAGACTACTAACGGAAATCAATTAGGTTATGGATCATCTGAAAGTATTAATGGATCGATTGAGACTGCTAATGAGAAGCGATCGTCTGAGACTGCTAACGGAAAGTATCCTACTTATGGGCCGTCTAAGATTACTAATGGAAAGCACACCGCTTATGAGTCACCTAAAATTGCTAATGGAAAGCATCCTGCTTATGGATTGGTTCACACTGCTAGCTGGAAGCACCCTACTTGTGGATTGTCTGAGACTACCAATGGAAAGCACCCTACTCATGGATCACCTAAGACTACCAATGGAAAGTATCATATTTATGGATCGCCTAAAATTGCTAATGGAAAGCACCCTACTTATGgatctcttacaactgttaatgcAAAGCACGTTATTTCCAAATAG
- the LOC103989148 gene encoding cytochrome b561 and DOMON domain-containing protein At3g61750 translates to MGHDSLVLIIALGLVIGTVGAQSDGCGSELPIALSSNFSGLSCKTVWNNFVLRYSQDQDNVLSIVLSTVYTTGWVGIGFSKDGMMVGSSAVVGWMGKTGQRHIERFYLGGQSSSAVQVDKGELQFSTAATAGPSVLVENAKIYLAFRLKFSAPVTQQKLIFAIGSAIPVNNVLQIHDDKTSILFDFSSGTSSASSSYPTQLKRTHGALAIFGWGVLLPIGTIVARYCKQWDPLWFYLHTVIQFIGFIIGLAAVVTGKSLYDKLHASVHTHRGLGIFVLVLGILQVLAFFLRPDKDSKYRRYWNWYHQWVGRLALFFAAVNIIVGIRVGGAGSSWKVGYGFNLALLMTVSIILEVLLWTRWSKRNTTPVF, encoded by the exons ATGGGGCACGATTCGCTTGTCCTGATCATTGCTCTGGGGCTTGTAATTGGGACCGTAGGCGCGCAGTCGGATGGCTGCGGTTCGGAACTGCCCATTGCTCTCAGCAGCAACTTCTCGGGGCTCTCCTGCAAGACTGTCTGGAATAATTTTGTCCTCAGG TACTCTCAAGACCAAGACAATGTTCTGAGCATTGTATTGTCTACCGTATACACCACTGGCTGGGTAGGCATAGGATTCTCCAAAGATGGAATGATGGTTGGCTCCAGTGCTGTAGTAGGTTGGATGGGAAAAACCGGTCAACGACATATTGAAAGGTTCTATCTTGGTGGTCAGTCTAGCTCAGCTGTCCAGGTTGACAAGGGAGAGTTGCAATTCTCTACTGCTGCTACTGCTGGACCTTCAGTTCTTGTTGAGAATGCAAAAATCTATCTGGCATTTCGACTGAAGTTTTCTGCTCCGGTCACTCAGCAGAAACTCATATTCGCTATTGGATCTGCAATCCCAGTCAACAATGTCCTGCAAATCCATGATGACAAGACATCTATCCTGTTTGATTTTTCATCAG GTACTTCATCAGCTTCTTCTTCCTATCCTACCCAGCTGAAGAGGACCCATGGAGCACTAGCAATATTTGGGTGGGGTGTTCTGCTACCGATAGGGACAATCGTCGCAAGATACTGCAAGCAATGGGATCCTCTATGGTTCTATCTGCACACAGTCATCCAGTTCATTGGATTTATCATTGGTCTTGCAGCAGTGGTGACTGGAAAATCACTGTATGACAAGCTGCATGCTAGTGTCCACACTCACAGAGGCCTTGGCATTTTTGTACTGGTGCTTGGTATTCTTCAG GTGTTGGCCTTCTTTCTACGACCCGACAAGGATTCCAAGTACAGGAGGTACTGGAACTGGTATCATCAGTGGGTTGGAAGACTCGCTCTGTTCTTCGCAGCAGTCAACATAATTGTCGGGATTCGAGTTGGAGGTGCAGGGAGTTCTTGGAAGGTTGGCTATGGTTTCAATCTTGCCCTCCTGATGACAGTGTCAATCATCTTGGAAGTCTTGCTGTGGACAAGATGGTCGAAGAGAAACACTACTCCGGTCTTCTAA